The following coding sequences are from one Mus pahari chromosome X, PAHARI_EIJ_v1.1, whole genome shotgun sequence window:
- the Timp1 gene encoding metalloproteinase inhibitor 1, protein MAPFASLASGILLLLSLIASSKACSCAPPHPQTAFCNSDLVIRAKFMGSPEINETTLYQRYKIKMTKMLKGFNAVGNAADFRYAYTPAMESLCGYIHKSQNRSEEFLVTGRLRNGNLHISACSFLVPWRSLSPAQQRAFSKTYSAGCGVCTVFPCSAIPCKLESDTHCLWTDQILMGSEKDYQSRHFACLPRNPGLCTWRSLGAPMT, encoded by the exons ATGGCCCCCTTTGCATCTCTGGCATCTGGCATCCTCTTGTTGCTGTCACTGATAGCTTCCAGTAAGGCCTGTAgctgtgccccaccccacccacagacAGCCTTCTGCAACTCGGACCTGG tCATAAGGGCTAAATTCATGGGTTCCCCAGAAATCAACGAGACCACCTTATACCAGCGTTATAAGATCAAGATGACTAAG ATGCTCAAAGGATTCAACGCTGTGGGAAATGCCGCAGATTTCCGGTACGCCTACACCCCAGCCATGGAAAGCCTCTGTGGATACATCCACAAGTCCCAGAACCGCAGCGAAGAGTTTCTCGTCACGG GCCGCCTAAGGAACGGAAATTTGCATATCAGTGCCTGTAGCTTCTTGGTTCCCTGGCGCAGTCTGAGCCCTGCTCAGCAAAGGGCTTTCTCAAAGACCTATAGTGCTGGCTGTGGGGTGTGCACA GTGTTTCCCTGTTCAGCTATCCCTTGCAAACTGGAGAGTGACACTCACTGTTTGTGGACTGATCAGATCCTCATGGGCTCTGAGAAGGACTACCAGAGCCGTCACTTTGCTTGCCTGCCACGGAACCCAGGCTTGTGCACCTGGCGATCCCTTGGGGCCCCGATGACCTGA